TGTGATTTAGATTAAAATATAGTTAATTAAACTATCAGGAGGGGGATTATGAGCAAAACCAATGAGAATCTGCAAGAAGCGTTTGCCGGAGAAAGCCAGGCCAGTCGCAAATACCTGTATTTTGCTGAGAAAGCTGACGAAGAGGGGCATAAGCAGATAGCAAGATTATTTCGCGCTGCATCGGACGCTGAGACAGTCCATGCCCGGAACCACTTAAAGGTCATGCAGGGGATAAAGTCAACCAAGGACAACCTGAATACGGCAATCGGTGGGGAGAACTACGAGTTCACCAAGATGTACCCCGAGTTCATGAAGCAGGCTGACGCCGAAGGTGATAAGAAGGCGAAAGACAGCTTCGACCTGGCGAATACGGTTGAGCAAATTCATCACCGCCTATATCAGGCTGCTCTATCTTTGTTAGAAAAAGGTCAGGATATGACTGAGCAGCCAATTTATGTTTGCCAATACTGCGGCAATACAGTCGAAGGTGAAGCTCCTGATAAATGCCCCGTCTGCGGAATGCCCAAGAAGATGTTCAAGCGAATCGACTAGATGCTGCATCCCAACAGCAATTCAAATAAAGGAGGTGAGCTATGTCGAAGAAGATGTCTGAAGAGGAAATCCGCGAAATAGCCACGCAGAGGGTGCGAAGAAGGAGGGGATTTTACTCCCATCTGACCGCATACGTCCTCGTCAATTTGATGCTTGTAGCCATCTGGTACTTTACAGGCGCAGGTTATTTCTGGCCGATGTGGGTGATGCTGTTTTGGGGAATAGGGTTAGTGTTCAATGCCGTAGCCGTCTTTGTAAAAAGTGATATAGGGTCAGAGAGGGCAGCGGTAGAAAAAGAAATAGAAAAAATCAAAAAAAGCGGCACTTAGCTTTAGAACTCATCTGCCCAAATAGGCGAATAAGATTAGCCACCTGGCAGAGCAGTGTGGACAGTTACCGAACTTTGCTTTGAGAGGAAACTGTTGGCTACGGGTCTACAGCAGTCGCTCCGCTGAAATGTTAATTGCGCTGGCAGGTATATATTAAAGTGAATAGATTTCTTTGCCAAAAGTATGGACCCAATTCTTATTTAGAGCCTCTATTGCCCCTTTGGTTTCGTCCACTCCGATGATGACTATGGGCTGTCCGCTTTCGCCCCTGCCTAGATAGGTATAGAAATAGAGAACATTAATTTTAGAATCACGCAGTGGCTTTAGCACGGCCTGGAGACCTCCGGGATGATCAGGGACTTCCACTGCTATTACATCGGTTTCGTGTACAGAATAGCCTTGGCTTCTCAGCACGTTAGCCGTTTTCTCCGGGTTATCCGTTACAAATCTCACAGTACTAAAATCGGATGTATCAGCCACTGAAATAGCTCTGATGTTTATTCCCTCTCTTCCCAGACACTCGCTCACCGCCAAGAATTTACCGGGCACATTTTCCAAGGTTACTGAAATCTGCTTTACGGACATTGATTACTCCTCGATTAAATATACTTAACTCATTTTAGAAAAGGCCATATCCTGCCCTTAAGGCCTTTTCGTTAATAGCTAGTAATTTTTGTTTCATGCCTAGAATATCCTTCAGCGTTTCAATCACGCTAGACAGGGAAACCAGGCTGCTCCTTTTGGTGAATGCGCCCAGCATCACCATGTTGGCAGCTTTCGGATTACCCAACTCTTCGGCAATACTATTTGCTGGCACCCTAACGATATTAATGTCACCTCTTGAGATTGCAGATTCTACCAAGGAGGAATTGATGAAAAACAAACCACCTGACTGAATTTGGTTCTGGAATCTAACTGCAGAGGGTTGATTCATGGCAATAATAAATTCGGGTGATGAAGCCACCGGAGATGCGATCTCATCATCTGATATGACCACGGTGCAATTGGCAGTACCGCCACGGACCTCAGCGCCATAGGAGGGCAGATAGGTTACATTTTTGCCTTCGAGCATTGCTGCCTGGGCTAAATTTAGCCCCATGGACATAACACCCTGACCTCCAAAACCGGCAATGACCGTTTTAATCAGCATCACCTCTCTCCGTGATGTCTTTTATCACACCTAACGGAAATACCTTTGTCATTTCTTTGTCTATCCATTGCCATGCTTCATAGGGGCTCATCTTCCAATTGGTGGGGCAGGGGGATAGTATCTCCACCATGGCGAAACCAAGCTTGCCAAGTTGCACCTGGAAGGCCTTGTGGATTGCCTTTTTGGTTTTTCGGATATTGGCTGGGGAGTTTACCGCCACCCGCTCTATGTAAGCCGCACCCTCAACTAGGGCCAAAATTTCGCTCATCTTTATGGGATGACCTTCCAAAATAGCATCCCGTCCGTAAGGCGTAGTGGTCGTCTTCTGCCCCGAAAGTGTAGTTGGGGCCATCTGCCCACCGGTCATACCATAGACGGCGTTATTGATGAAAATGGAGGTTACATTTTCTCCTCTGTTGGCAGCGTGTATAGTCTCGGCGGTACCGATGCCAGCAAGGTCACCGTCACCCTGGTAAGTGAAGACAACTGCTTCAGGGAAAGCCCGTTTGATGCCGGTAGCCACGGCAGCACCCCTCCCATGTGCTGATTCCGCCATATCCACGTCGAAATAGTAGTAAGCAAAAACAGAACAGCCTGGAGGTGGGATGCCGATGACTTTATCCTGAAGGTTCATTTCGTCAATAACTTCACAGATAAGTCTATGGATAATAGAGTGCCCACACCCCGGGCAATAGTGGAAGGTATTTCTCTTCAGCGATTTAGGCCTGGTAAATACTTTCTTCACTTATTCAATCCCTTCTGATAATAAAGACGTGAGATCACCCGAGCCACTTCGCTTGGTGTGGGAATTACCCCTCCCGGCCTTCCATAGAAGGAGACTTCCCCTTGTCCTTCCAGAGCCAATTGCACATCTTCCAACATCTGCCCCATGTTCATCTCGAAGACCAAGAATTGCTTCACTCCCTTCGCCAATTCCTTCGCTGCTTCGTAAGGGAACGGCCATAGAGTGATCGGCCTCAGCAGTCCAACCTTTAAACCTTCCGTTCTTACCGTCCTGATAGCTCCTTTAGCAATACGGGCTGCTATGCCAAAAGCAACTACTATTAACTCAGCATCTTCTGCCAAAAATGTTTCATAGGCAGTCTCATCTCTTTTGATTAACTCGTATCTTCTGAATAAGCTCCAGTTGATCTCCTCCAGTTCGGCTGGATTTGAGGTAAAGGTCTTTATAAATTTGCTGGGACGTCCCCTTGCGCCCCTCAGTGCATCACTCCTGATTGGCAATTCTGCTGGGGCTTCATGTTTGAATTCCACCGGCTCCATCATCTGGCCTAGAATGCCATCTCCGAGGATAATGACGGGAATCTTGTATTTGTCAGCGAGGTCAAAGGCTTTATGTGTGAGGTCTGCCAGCTCCTGGACTGATGAAGGCGCTAAAACAATTGTCCTGTAATCTCCATGACCTCCACCTCGAGTGGCCTGAAAGTAGTCTGATTGAGCAGCAACTATGCTTCCTAATCCCGGACCACCTCTGGACATATTGGCAATGACTGCTGGAAGCTCGCAGGCTGCTAGATAAGAAATTCCCTCCTGTTTTAGACTGATACCAGGACTGGATGAAGAGGTCATTGTTCTGACCCCAACCAAGCTGGCTCCATAGACCATGTTTACAGCAGCAATTTCACTCTCTGCCTGAATGAAAGAGCAGCCCTTCCTTCGGCTCAGATGAGTAGCCATATACTCGGTCAGCTCGTTCTGAGGCGTTATGGGATATCCGAAGTAGCTTTGGCAGCCTGCTCTGATGGCTGCTTCTCCGATAGCTGCGTTCCCGGTCATGAGGACCTTAGCCACGATACACCTCTATTGCTACTTCCGGGCAGACCAATGCACAAATAGCACACCCAGTACATTCGCCATTGTCATTAAATACAGCCGGCAGATAGCCATTCATATTTAATTTATCAGAAAGAGCAATAATGCCCTTGGGGCAGAAAGAGATGCAAAGTTCACACCCTTTGCACAGATCACGGGAAATTTCAATAGATCCTTTCATTTTAGGCTCTATTCTTAGAAGTTAGCACAGATTCACTGAAAATCGGATGAGCCGCGCAAGATTCGTATAGCTCTCTATTCCAGTTTTCCTATAATTGTATGCACAAATGTCCGTAATGACAAGTTTCTCGATATAACCAGTATCCAAAAAGGGCGCTGTCATGGCGCTAAAAGGAGAATTAACAATGAAGCGGAGTGCACTCCTCAACCGAACAAATACATCATATTTGGACCATATCAGTAGTTTTGCCTGAGAATATCGACCCCCTCTGATTTATCTGGCTATAGAGCTCCCTTTTTTTCACGGAGGGCCAAATTAAGAGCCAGAAGTACACCACCTAATCCAGCACCGAAAAGAAATATGGCGTGGAAACCAAGAACAAAAGCCTTCGGAGGCAATGAATGAGCGGTAATACCTGCAGGCAAAATGCCCTCACTCGCAATCACTGAAAGAAAGATGAGTGTAAAAACTGCTATGCCCATCACTGCCCCGACATTCCTCATCGTGGTCACAAGACTGTTCATTACACCTTCACCGCCTTTGGCACTCATGCCCATGATGAGATTGAAGTTTGCCGGCATTATAAGCCCGATTCCAATTCCTTCAAGAGCTAGAGCTATGATTATGTAATACAGTTCTGTCTTGGTGCCCATTATGGCAAACATAAGGAAGGCCGTGATGAGCACCGCAGACCCGAGGATACAAATGGGACGAGAGCCAATTCGGTCAGAAAGGAAGCCAGCTATCGGACCGCAAACCATCATGAAAATGGTAGGCACCAGCAGGATAAGCCCGGCGATGTTGGTGGCAAAACCTTTTTCAAGCTCAAAATAGAAGGGAAAGGCATACCACGAACCCTGGCCCACTAGAAGAATAAGGAGCGCAATAGTTACTGTCATAGCGAAGTTCTTATCCCGAAAAAAGTTAAGATCGATTAGAGGGAACTGAGTCCTTTTTTCGTTAAAAATGAAACCAGCCCATGTCGCCACGGAAATGATGATGCTTATAAGGATGAGCCAGGATAACCATCCAACGTTGTTTCCCATATTCAAGAAGAAAATAAAGCTGACAAGGGCAACAAGGAGAAGGCAGGCTCCGGACATATCGAATTGCCCTTTCCTGAATCCCCGGGTATCTCTGGGCAGTACGACAATGCCGAGTATGATAGCGATGATACCTACTGGGACATTTATAAAGAATATCCAGTGCCAGCTATAAAACTGGGAAATGAAACCGCCAAGAGGTGTACCAGCAGCGAGACCTACTGCGGCGAAGGTGGTAAGCACACCGAAGGCAGTGCCGCGAATTTTCCCTGGCAAGTATCTGACTATCATGGCTCCACCGATTGCCTGCAGCATTGCAGCTCCGATCCCCTGAAGAACACGAAAGCCGATGAGTAGATATATTGTTGAAGACAAGCCACATAACAGCGAACCTAGTGTAAAGATGGCAAAACCTGCGACATAAATCTTTTTGTAACCACGAATATCTGCAACTCTGCCGAAGGTGATGAGTGTACTCGAGAGAACAAGCAAGTATGCCATTGCCACCCAGGAAACAGTGGCTACATCACAATGGAAATATTTTGAAATGGTAGGAAGCGAGATATTAACGATAGTGGCGTCGAGAGCTCCCATGAATGAGGCAAGTGAGATTAAGAGTAAAATAAGCCATTGACGGGAGCTCCCTTTTGAATTATTAGAGTGACTCATTAAAAACAAGCCGCGAGGCAAGGAATGAGATGAGTGATATCTCTCTAAACCAAGACAATATAAACTAATCAACAAAATTCCGCAATATCGTTGATAATCAGCCAGGGCATATATTGATACTGGACAATACTATCTTGACTCGGCTGCTCCCTTAAATGTATGATATGGCAAGAAATATTGTGCACAAATTATATGAGCACCAAATATTATAAGGAGGAAATATAATATGACAGAAGAGGTCTATAAGAAACTGGCTGATGCGCTTAATGCCCGCAGCATGACGTATCCCTCCATACCTTGCGAAGAGTTCTACGTTTTGGCTAAAGAGCTCTTTAGCCCGGAGCAGGCCGAGATTGCCTCAAGCATGCCCCTCGATCCAGTGACAGATGAGGAACTTGCCAGTAAGATGAAATTGGGTGATGTCGGTCGACTAGGAAAGCAGCTAGAGGAAATGGCAGACAAAGGCCTGGTGCGGGTCAAAGAGAGCGATGGCAAAAGATTGTATGAGTTCATGCCCCTCGTGCCGGGCATTATTGAATTACAGTTTATACACGGCCGAGTTGACGAGCGCACCAAGCGTTTGGCGCAACTCTTTAGAAGCTATGCCAAGGCGCTGAAGAACCTGATGATGACAAGCGCACCACCTGCCAGCGTCGATATGGCTGCGGCTAGAAAAGTCTCAGTGGAGGAGGAAATCCATGAACTTCCCACGATTTTGCCTTATGACGAGGTCATGAAGCTTATAGATACGACGGAGTATATCGCCGCAGGAACTTGCGTCTGCCGACATCAGGGTGACCTGATGGATAGGCCTTGTGACAGACCAAAGGATAACCTGTGCATGATCTTCGGTCCATCGGCACAGTTCGCCAACAGTCATGGCTTCGTCCGTCTCCTTTCCAAGGAGGAAGCCCGACAGAGAATAGACGAGGCGGAAAAAGCCGGCCTCGTCCATAATTATGCCAACAGTCACGATAGATATCTCGATCTACTGTGCAACTGCTGTGGCTGTCACTGCTTTATATTAAGGGGTGCCAAGCGGTCTCCCGTGCCCAGTCAGGCCTTCATCGCCAACTGGGTTATCGCCATAGAAAACGATGCCTGCGTTGGTTGCGGTGCCTGCATTGACAGGTGCTGGATGGAGGCCTTGAAAATGGAAGGCGATTTGGCACTGCGTGATGCCAACCGCTGCATCGGCTGCGGTATATGCAGATATGTATGCCCAACCGACGCTATGAAACTGGTGCGCAGAGAAACAGTCGCTGCGAAGAGCTAAGATAGCTTCACTAAGAACAACTAGGGGAGATATATACCGTTCCATAATATCTTTCGTGCTGTTCCAAATGCTTGGCTTGCCATATCGATAGTTTTACACCATATAGCCCTTGACTCCCAAGACAATGCCCCGATAACCTTAGGCACTAGATGACAGATAGAGGTGGAGAATGAATCTAGCAAGGCTAATGGAAGATAATACTGCAAGGTTTGGTGAATATGAGTTTGTCTACTTTGAAGGGCAGTGGCATACCAATGTTGAAATGAACCGCATTGCTAACCGGTTAGGCAATGCCCTGAAGAGCCTGGGAGTTAGGAAAGGAGACCGGGTAGGTGTTCAGTTGCTGAACTGTCCCCAGCTAATACAGACATTTTTCGCTACTTTCAAAGTTGGGGCGACATTAGTTCCGGTGAACCCGTCGCTGCGTGCACACGAACTTACCTACATGTATCAGGATGCTGGTATGGTAGCCTTAATCAGTAGCCTAGACTACATCGACATGATAAGAGAAGCTTGCCGCGAGGTGCCCCTGCTAAAGAATGTAATCTTGATCGGAGAGGAAATTCCGCAGGATGCCATATCCTACGACAAAATCATTAAGCAGAGTTCAGATGAGCTGGTCACGGAGGACACTGATAACGACGACCTGGCTGTCATACTTTACACCGCCGGCACCACAGGAAGACCAAAAGGAGTCATGCTTACACATTATAACTGGTATACTAACATTTCCGGGTATTATGAATTGGTATTACTGGATAACAGGGGCATCACCCTAAAGGGGAGGATTAGAGAGAGGGATGTCAGACAGGGCAAAATAGTTAAGAAGGAAGTAGAAGTTTTTGGCGTAGACCGGAACCGCATCTGTCTAATAACTCTGCCTCTATTCCACGGGTACGGTATATTCGCGGTGAATCTTGAGTTCCTGACTGGAGGCAAGCTAGCCATACTTAGGCGGTGGGATGCCGAAGAAGCGATGAAGTGTATTGAGCAATTCAAGGTCACTGAATTCCGCGGCGTGCCCACCATGTATATCCAGATACTTAACCACCCCGGCGCCGGGAAATATGATTTGAGCTCCCTGCAGACCTGCGTCTGTGGTTCTGCGCCTATGCCTCTGGAGGTGGCTCGCAGGTGGAGGGAGAAATACGGTATTGATATCTGGGAAGGATATGGGCTGACTGAAGCCACCATTGTCAATTGTAGTAATTTAGCCGGAAGACGATTGCCCAAATATGGCTCCATTGGCAAATGTTACCAGAAGTGTAATAGTATCAAGATATTCGACCAGAATGACCAGGAGCTTCCCTCTGGAAAAATAGGAGAGATAGTTATCAAAGGTCCGGGAGTTATGAAGGGTTACTGGAATAAACCTGAGGAAACAGCAGAAGTGCTTCGGAACGGCTGGCTTTACACCGGTGATGTAGGGTATACCGACGAAGATGGCTACATTTATCTCACCGAGCGAAAGAAGGACCTTATCATCCGTGGAGGCGAGAACGTTTACCCCAAGGAAGTAGAGGACGTCCTTCATAAGCATCCTCAGGTCCTGGAAGCTGGAGTTGTTGGCGTTCCCGACCCGGTTTACGGCGAGGAGGTAAAAGCATTCGTCGTCCTAAAGACTGCAGGGGCAGCCAGTGAGAAGGAGCTCGTAGACTTTTGCAAGAAGCATTTGCCCACTTATAAGAGGCCGAAATCAATCCACCTCATGGACTCATTGCCAAAGAGTGCAGTTGGCAAGATATTAAGAAGAGAGCTAAGAACAATGGGGTGAGTATCATCCTTGATAATCAACCAAGAAATACATCTCGATAGCTGCTGTCCGCTGCTTGACACCTATTGTTGAACTAAATACAATGTCGAATTTCAGGGGGTGATATCATGAGCGAAACTATTGGTTTGTTGTTCCCGATCGACAAAAAACACTGGTGGCAGGTGGCGGTGCGGGGGTTCATTGCCTTACTGTTTGGCATTTTGCTCCTTGCCTGGCCCGGAGTTAGCCTATTTATATTTGCCATTCTCTTCGGTGCCTTCGCTTTCGTAGATGGTATCTTCACACTGGTGGCTGCGGTTAACTACACGGCTGGGGCAGGACAGCGCACCTGGCTATTTATCCGGGGCATTTGCGGTATCATCGTCGGCATCGTTACCTTTTTCTGGCCCGCAATTACAGAGGTGGCATTAGTGCTCCTTATTGGCGCCTGGGCGCTGGTCACCGGCGTAATGGAACTCAATTTTGCCTTCAGGTCTGTCAGGGAAACAGGCGCCAGATGGCTATTTGCCATAAGCGGCATCCTTTCCATAATTCTAGGTATCCTGTTACTGATACGTCCTATAGCTGGCATCATTGCAGTAATATGGTTAATAGGGGCTTACGCCGTGATAGCCGGCATACTGCTTATCATCCTCGGGTTCAGGCTGCGCAGCCCAAAAGCTAGTTAAAAGATATTAAGAATAGGCGCGCATTAACCTCTTCGTTAGCTTAATCGGCGTTAAAGAGACTGGTAATCCAATGGGTTTGTTTAGTGGAATTTTACCTCAGGCTAACCATGCCATAAACGAAATTACAGCAATAAAACCCAAAAGCTAGACAATAGGTAACACGTACGAATGGTGGGCGATAGTGGACTTGAACCACTGACCCCCTGCGTGTAAAGCAGGTGCTCTAACCACTGAGCTAATCGCCCAAAATGGTACGCCTGGTGAGATTTGAACCCACGACCTCAGCCTCCGCAGGGCTGCGCTCTATCCGCTGAGCTACAGGCGCATGGTGCCGAAGGTGGGATTTGAACCCACATATCCTTTCGGACACTACGTCCTGAACGTAGCGCGTCTGCCATTCCGCCACTTCGGCCTGGGCAGTACTGGATTTGAACCAGTGACCTCTTGCGTGTGAAGCAAGCGCTCTAACCGCTGAGCTAACCGCCCGAAACATACCTATTTTAGTCGGAAAACGGAGCTTTGTAAACTAAGGCTTTATGGGGTAATCATCTTGGGCGGCACGAGATTCTTCGGTCGCTCCGCTCCCTCAGAATGACAACAGCGAAGCGCTTAGAATAACAGAAGGCGAAGGGCTGGCAATGAAACGGCGATTTACCTATTGCGCCAGATGATAATGACCCCAAAGGCCACACACCAGGCATTTATGAAAGCGTTCAAAACCAGGTCCAAAACAGAGGCGAGGTAAATACCGTTCTGAAGGTTAAAGCTGAAGTCCAACAGCCCGAGGAAGATAAGCCCGCCGGCAGCAATGAGTGAGAGAGTCCTTCCCAGCGGATTTTGCCTCAGCAAGAGGATTCCCGAGACGAGGAGCAGAAAAGCGAGACAGATATCGGGCAAGGGAAAGGCATGCTCGTAGGCAAAATAGCACTGGGGAGGGTTTTCTGGGGCTAGGCCGACGGTAAAGAACGCTATCCAGAAGAGTATGAGCCCGGCTGCGGTGACTATCTCTAA
This window of the Chloroflexota bacterium genome carries:
- a CDS encoding rubrerythrin family protein; its protein translation is MSKTNENLQEAFAGESQASRKYLYFAEKADEEGHKQIARLFRAASDAETVHARNHLKVMQGIKSTKDNLNTAIGGENYEFTKMYPEFMKQADAEGDKKAKDSFDLANTVEQIHHRLYQAALSLLEKGQDMTEQPIYVCQYCGNTVEGEAPDKCPVCGMPKKMFKRID
- a CDS encoding 2TM domain-containing protein, encoding MSKKMSEEEIREIATQRVRRRRGFYSHLTAYVLVNLMLVAIWYFTGAGYFWPMWVMLFWGIGLVFNAVAVFVKSDIGSERAAVEKEIEKIKKSGT
- a CDS encoding amino acid-binding protein, which translates into the protein MSVKQISVTLENVPGKFLAVSECLGREGINIRAISVADTSDFSTVRFVTDNPEKTANVLRSQGYSVHETDVIAVEVPDHPGGLQAVLKPLRDSKINVLYFYTYLGRGESGQPIVIIGVDETKGAIEALNKNWVHTFGKEIYSL
- a CDS encoding 2-oxoacid:ferredoxin oxidoreductase subunit gamma, which encodes MLIKTVIAGFGGQGVMSMGLNLAQAAMLEGKNVTYLPSYGAEVRGGTANCTVVISDDEIASPVASSPEFIIAMNQPSAVRFQNQIQSGGLFFINSSLVESAISRGDINIVRVPANSIAEELGNPKAANMVMLGAFTKRSSLVSLSSVIETLKDILGMKQKLLAINEKALRAGYGLF
- a CDS encoding 2-oxoglutarate oxidoreductase gives rise to the protein MKKVFTRPKSLKRNTFHYCPGCGHSIIHRLICEVIDEMNLQDKVIGIPPPGCSVFAYYYFDVDMAESAHGRGAAVATGIKRAFPEAVVFTYQGDGDLAGIGTAETIHAANRGENVTSIFINNAVYGMTGGQMAPTTLSGQKTTTTPYGRDAILEGHPIKMSEILALVEGAAYIERVAVNSPANIRKTKKAIHKAFQVQLGKLGFAMVEILSPCPTNWKMSPYEAWQWIDKEMTKVFPLGVIKDITERGDAD
- the vorB gene encoding 3-methyl-2-oxobutanoate dehydrogenase subunit VorB, translating into MVAKVLMTGNAAIGEAAIRAGCQSYFGYPITPQNELTEYMATHLSRRKGCSFIQAESEIAAVNMVYGASLVGVRTMTSSSSPGISLKQEGISYLAACELPAVIANMSRGGPGLGSIVAAQSDYFQATRGGGHGDYRTIVLAPSSVQELADLTHKAFDLADKYKIPVIILGDGILGQMMEPVEFKHEAPAELPIRSDALRGARGRPSKFIKTFTSNPAELEEINWSLFRRYELIKRDETAYETFLAEDAELIVVAFGIAARIAKGAIRTVRTEGLKVGLLRPITLWPFPYEAAKELAKGVKQFLVFEMNMGQMLEDVQLALEGQGEVSFYGRPGGVIPTPSEVARVISRLYYQKGLNK
- a CDS encoding 4Fe-4S dicluster domain-containing protein; the protein is MKGSIEISRDLCKGCELCISFCPKGIIALSDKLNMNGYLPAVFNDNGECTGCAICALVCPEVAIEVYRG
- a CDS encoding MFS transporter, whose product is MSHSNNSKGSSRQWLILLLISLASFMGALDATIVNISLPTISKYFHCDVATVSWVAMAYLLVLSSTLITFGRVADIRGYKKIYVAGFAIFTLGSLLCGLSSTIYLLIGFRVLQGIGAAMLQAIGGAMIVRYLPGKIRGTAFGVLTTFAAVGLAAGTPLGGFISQFYSWHWIFFINVPVGIIAIILGIVVLPRDTRGFRKGQFDMSGACLLLVALVSFIFFLNMGNNVGWLSWLILISIIISVATWAGFIFNEKRTQFPLIDLNFFRDKNFAMTVTIALLILLVGQGSWYAFPFYFELEKGFATNIAGLILLVPTIFMMVCGPIAGFLSDRIGSRPICILGSAVLITAFLMFAIMGTKTELYYIIIALALEGIGIGLIMPANFNLIMGMSAKGGEGVMNSLVTTMRNVGAVMGIAVFTLIFLSVIASEGILPAGITAHSLPPKAFVLGFHAIFLFGAGLGGVLLALNLALREKKGAL
- a CDS encoding long-chain fatty acid--CoA ligase, yielding MNLARLMEDNTARFGEYEFVYFEGQWHTNVEMNRIANRLGNALKSLGVRKGDRVGVQLLNCPQLIQTFFATFKVGATLVPVNPSLRAHELTYMYQDAGMVALISSLDYIDMIREACREVPLLKNVILIGEEIPQDAISYDKIIKQSSDELVTEDTDNDDLAVILYTAGTTGRPKGVMLTHYNWYTNISGYYELVLLDNRGITLKGRIRERDVRQGKIVKKEVEVFGVDRNRICLITLPLFHGYGIFAVNLEFLTGGKLAILRRWDAEEAMKCIEQFKVTEFRGVPTMYIQILNHPGAGKYDLSSLQTCVCGSAPMPLEVARRWREKYGIDIWEGYGLTEATIVNCSNLAGRRLPKYGSIGKCYQKCNSIKIFDQNDQELPSGKIGEIVIKGPGVMKGYWNKPEETAEVLRNGWLYTGDVGYTDEDGYIYLTERKKDLIIRGGENVYPKEVEDVLHKHPQVLEAGVVGVPDPVYGEEVKAFVVLKTAGAASEKELVDFCKKHLPTYKRPKSIHLMDSLPKSAVGKILRRELRTMG
- a CDS encoding HdeD family acid-resistance protein is translated as MSETIGLLFPIDKKHWWQVAVRGFIALLFGILLLAWPGVSLFIFAILFGAFAFVDGIFTLVAAVNYTAGAGQRTWLFIRGICGIIVGIVTFFWPAITEVALVLLIGAWALVTGVMELNFAFRSVRETGARWLFAISGILSIILGILLLIRPIAGIIAVIWLIGAYAVIAGILLIILGFRLRSPKAS